Within Caulobacter segnis, the genomic segment CGCATGACTCTGGCCGAATTTGAAAAGTCTCTCGACGCCGCTGTATTCGTGCGCGTGCATCGCTCCTCGATCGTCAATGTCGATCTGATCGAGCGTGCGGAACCCGCCGGCGGCGGCCGGATGCTGCTGCATATGGCCAATGGCCAGGCTATCCAGTCGAGCCGAGCTGGGGCGCGGCTCCTGCGCGCGCGGGTTATTTAGCGGCCTTCAGAGACCGTTCGGCCGCCTCTGGTGTCAGTTGGCCGATTTCTGGTCGGCCGGTTTTCCGTTTCGCTAGCCTGTAGGCGAACGGGGAAAATCACTTTGAACATACGCTCTCTTCGCCAGGCTGCGGTGTTGTGCGCGGCGCTGTCTCTTGCCGCCACTCTACCGGCCGCCAGCGCTTCGACCGCCCCTGTCGACACCAAGGTTGAGGCTGAAGCGTCGGTCGCCGAAGCGCTTCTCGCGCGCTACAGCGCGGCGACCACGCCGGACGACATGAAGCGCCTCTATCGGCTGCAGATCGCCGCCGGCCTTTACGAAGCCGCCGAGAGCAGCATCGACCGGTTGCAGGCGATTTACCGGCCCGATCAACCCCGACAGGCGAGCGGGCTCGTCCCTTGGCGCATCTATGTCCGTGCAAAACGTCATGAGGCGCGTGGCATGGGGGCCGACGCGGCGTTGAAAACAGGTTTCGGCGAAATCTTCGGCGCTTTGTCAGACACGCAGATGGCCGAGGTGCTTCCAGACTATCGCGGCGACTTGGAACGGGTGCGCGATCAGTATGCTGTCGCGGCGAAGGCTTGCGCTGATACTGTCTTGCGTGACTGCGCGTCGGCGGCGGATGTGATCGCGGCCCGTCAAGCGGTCCTTGCCTGGACCGCTCTTTGGCCTGCCTCCGCCCCGCTGATCCGCGCCGACGCGGAGCGGCGCTTCGTCGTCGACGACCGCGTTCTGGTCCAGACGCCAGACGGCGCGCGGATCGCGGCGATGATCGTTCGACCGCGCGAACCCGCGACCGCCAAGCGGGTCGCGCTGCTGAACTTCACCATCTACGCCAGGGACGACTGGAGCTTTGCCGACGCAGTCAAGATGGCCGCCCACGGTTATGCCGGCGTCGTGGCCTATACGCGTGGCAAGGGCGCCAGCCCGGGGCCCGCCGTGCCCTACGAGCACGACGGCGCCGATGCGGCGACGGTGATCGAATGGCTGGCGCGCCAGCCTTGGAGCGACGGGCGTGTCGGAATGTTCAGTGGCAGCTACAACGCCTCAACCCAATGGGCGGCCGTCAAACACCGTCCGGCCGCCCTGAAGGCGATCGCGACCAACGCCAGCAACGCGCCAGGCATCGACGCGCCGATGCAAGGCAATGTGTTCCAGACGTTCATGTATCCTTGGCCGTTCTACACGACCAACACCAAGGGCCTGGACGACAAAACTTATGGCGACAGCGCGCGCTGGGCGGCGCTCGAACGCAACTGGTATGTGCGCGGCCGGCCTTATCGCGATCTCGACCGGATCGACGGGGCGCCGAACCCGATCTTCGACCGGTGGCTGGAACATCCAGACTATGACGCCTACTGGCAGAGCCTGATCCCGTTCGGGGAGGAGTTCGCGAAGGTCGACATCCCTGTCTTCGTGCAGACCGGGTACTATGACGGCGGCATGGTCGGGGCGCTGTATTATCTGGAGCAGCACTATCGCTACCGCCCTTCGGCGGAGCATCGCCTGCTGGTCGGCCCGTATCATCACACCGCGATGCAGACTGGCGTGCTTCCCACGGTGCGTGGTTATGAGGTCGACCAAGCCGCAAAGATTGATCTGCAGGACGTCCGCCTGAAGTGGTTCGATCATGTTTTCCACGGCGCGCCAATGCCCGACGTTCTGCGCGATCGGATCAATTTCCAGGTGATGGGCGCCAATCGATGGCGGCACGCGTCCAGCTTGGCCTCGATGGCCAACAAGCCGTTACGCCTCTACCTGACGGGCCAACGGGAGGGCGCGCGCCTGCTTTTCAGCAAGACCGCTCCGGTCTCCGGGCCAGAGCCAGAACTGCACGTCGATCTTGCGGACCGTAGCGATGTCGACGCCGCTCCGTCGGCGGACGGCGTGGACAGGAACAACGCGCTGGTGTTCGCGACCGCGCCGCTCACCAAGCCGACCGAGGTCGACGGCTTGTTTAAAGCGCGGTTTCGGATCGTGACGAACAAGCGCGACTTTGATTTGTCCGTCGATTTTTACGAGCGACGGGCGGACGGGACCATGCTGCCGCTGGCGTCCTATCTCGGTCGAGCGAGCTACATGGCGGACCGAAGCCGCCGCCAGCTTCTTCGTCCTGGGCAACAGCAAATGCTCGCCTTTACGAGCCAGACCGTCACGGCCCGTCTGCTGGCACCGGGAAGCCGCATCTTGGCGGTCATCGCAATTCCCAAACGCCCAGACACCCAGATCAACTACGGCACGGGACGAGCGGTCAGCGACGAGTCCATCGCCGATGCGGGCAGGCCCATCGAAATCCGCTGGCGGTTGGGGAGCTATTTTGATCTTGCGGTCCGATAACGCCAGCGGCCGACGGCGAGATCGGAGGGCGGCCGCCGGTCCTGTAGCAGACATAATGGTTGTTTGTCGGGGCGATCTTATCCTTGTGCCTAGCGGGCTGGATGTCGCCTTGCTGGAGGCACGCCAATGTTCGCTTGTGGCGCGTACTGGGCGTGGACGGTCTGGCATACACTTTCGCTAAACTGCGGACCGAAAAGGGGATGGCAGGAGGGCGTCGGAGACACCCTCCTGCAATTTCCGCTACTGGTCTTTCTTGAACACGTTCTGGAAGATAAGCGGACCCCAGGCAGGCCCTCGGGCGTGGACCAGCGCGCCGCCTTCGTCGAACCGCCCCAGATTGATGGGAGCGAAGCCGAGCTGCTTGGCCAGGGCCGCTACGGGCGCGACGGCGTCCTCGTCGTCGCTCGCCAGGAAGACCACGCGGTGACCGCCCGGGACGGCGGGATCCGTCGCCAGGGCGGTGGCGCCCAGGTGGTTGAACCCTTTCACGACCTTGGCGCCAGCATAGAGCTTGGCGACGAACGCCGACGACAGCAGGCCGTCCATCTCGTCGAGGGGCGCCTGCGAGTTAGTCACGTCGACGAGAGTCTTACCTTCCCAGCTCGGCAGGACCTTGGCGAGTTCGGGGTGGGACTCGGAGCGGACGGCCAGGAAGATGGTGTCGGCTTCGAGCGCCTCTTGCAGGGACTTGGCGAGGATGGTCGGGCCGATCGCCCTGGCCTGAGGCGCCAGGGCGTCGGGCGTGTGGCGGCTGGCGACGGCCACCTCCATGTTCCGGCGCGCGAAGGCGTGGGCAAGGGCCTGGCCGATCTTGCCAAAGCCTATAATCGCATAGCGCATGATGTTTCTCCTGTAATTTGGGGGCAGCCGCTCGGAGCAATCCGGCGCGCATTCAGATGGCCGAGAAGCCGCCGTCGACCGCCAGTTCCACGCCGTTCACGAAGCTCGAGTCGTCCGAGGCCAGGAACAGCGCGGCGGCCGCGATCTCCTCGGGACGGCCCATCGTTCCCCGCGGGATCAGCGACTCAAACATCTGCTTGGCCTCGGGGGTAAGAACCTGGTCTTGCATCGGCGTGGCGATCGGGCCTGGATGCAGTACGTTCACCCGGATGTTGCGGCCCTTCAGCTCGTTGAGCCACCCGCGCGCGAAGGCGTGCAGGGCCGCCTTGCTGGCTGCGTAGACGCTGTAGCCGGGGAAGCCTTTGATCGAGGCCACCGACCCGGTCATGAAGATCGACCCGCCGTCGTTGAAGAGCGGCAAGGCCTTCTGCACCGTGAACAGGGTCCCGCGCGTATTCAGGCCGAAGGTCGTGTCGAAGTGCTGCTCGGTGATCTCGCCCAGCGCGACAGCTTCGCCCATGCCGGCGCTTGCGTAGAGGACGTCGATCTTGCCCTTCTCGCGCTTGACCGTTGCGAACAGGCGGTCGAGGTCGTCGAGATTGGCCGCGTCGCCACGCACGCCCGTGACGTTCCGGCCGATCGCTTTCACCGCCTCGTCCAGCGCCGCCTGCCGCCGGCCGGTGACGAACACATAGGCCCCTTCCTCGACGAAGCGCTTGGCGCTGGCCAACGCCATGCCGCTCGTTCCACCGGTGACGACCGCGACCTTACCTTCAAGCTTACCCATGACCTTGTTCCTTCAGGCTGTGGTTGATCGTCTTGGGACGATCCAACAGCCCCGAAGTAGGCCTCCCGGCATTTGGCGTTCAGTACCGAACGATGCATATCAGTGGTGCGAAAACGATCCATGAGGCCGCGCTTCTTTTCGGGCCGATTCCAGAGTGCCTTGGAGATTTTGAGCAGTAGGTGCAGAATCGCACCATGAGCGCGTTGGGCTGGGATGATATTCGATACTTCCTGGCCGTCGGCCGTGGCGGATCGGTCAGGGCCGCGGCCGAGCGCCTGGGCGTGAACCATGCGACCGTGCTCAGGCGCATTGCTCAGCTGGAGCAACGCCTTGGGGTGGAGATCTTCGAGAAGCGTCCAACAGGCTATCGCCTCACCACGGCGGGCGAGGAGGTGCTCGAGTTCGCCGAGCAGATGGAAGCATCGTCTCACCAGTTGGAGACGCGTGTCCTAGGCCGAGACCAGAGCGCGCGCGGGCTCTTGCGGGTCACGCTGCCGCCCTTCCTGGCGACCCACCTTCTCATGCCGGACCTGACTGAATTCGCCCGGCTGCATCCAGACATCGAGATCGAGATCCTCTCGACCGGCGACGTCGCGAACCTGACCAATCGTGAGGCCGACGTGGCGATCCGTTTCGTCGTCGATCGCAAGACCTTGCCGCTGAATCTCCATGGTATGGCCGGGCCTCAGGTGGCTGGCGGCGTCTACCTCTCGCGTGATCTGCTCAGCCGGTGGCGTTCGGGTGCAGAAGGGATCGTCCGGCCTATCGTCATCAACGACCGCGGCGTTCCCGACTGGGCCAGCGCTGGCGAAATCCGCGCGACCGGGGCGCCATTCAGGGCTCCGGACGCCGAGGCGCAGGTCGCCGCCGCACGGCAGGGCATCGGGATGACAAGGCTGCCGTGCTTCGTCGGCGACGCCGACCGCTTGCTGGCGCGGGCGCCGGGCGTCGAGCCGCGCCTGAACGGCGCGATCTGGGTCCTCACCCAGGGCGAGACGCGGAAGACCAAGCGTGTGCGGCTGTTCATCGACTTCGTGTCCCTCAAGCTCGCCGGCTATGCACCGCTGCTCATGGGGCTGTCCGCATCGGGCGACTGAAACGCTGCAGGTCGCCAGCGAAACTGGCGGCGGATGAGGCATCGAGCGCTGGTCGTGTCGTTCAATTATCTTCGGTCGCGCCACGGCGCCACGCTGGAAGTCTGGTTTCTGGAACCCAGGTGACTTCCGCTCCTGGCGCGTTTACCGCTCGCGAATGACTTGGAGCTCTGGCAAAGACCGAGAAGCGAGGCTCAGTTCGCGCCGAGCCTCTCCTCCCATTCTAGGGTGTTGCGTGACGGCGCTTCTTCATGCGGAGACATGCGCTGGATCGGACATTGTGACCCGGTTTCGCACGCTGGGCCGCTCTTGCATCCTTTGATGCCAGGCTAGCAGCGCCTCGCAGTCACTGGGCACGGGCAACTCTACGAGTTCTGCGAAGATCAGGCCGCCGATGACCGTAATGTCGGCCATTGAGAAAGCGTCCCCGGCGACAAACTGCCGCTTTCGTAAAACGCCGCCCTCATCGACGGCTATCGCGTGGCGGGCCTGCTGCCGGCTTAACCATTGCGGGCGAATGCGACGGAATTTGCATCGAGCGAACGACCTAGTCCGTCGAGTGGGTGTGCACCTTCTCAGCATGAGTGCTGAACATCCAATTCCTGGCGGCATGCCGACGCCTGCTATTGGCGCGACATAGAACACCCACGGCTCCTTCAGCGATGGGCTCTAATCCGTAGTGCTTGAGCCGCGTCAGGGACGGTCTGCGACGTCCACCGGCGCAACCAGGGGGCTGGCGAAAACCACCGGCGCGAGTTCGGCCTGGGTAGGTAGATCGTCGACGGCGCCGGTTCGCAGGAAGTCATGAACCTTTTCGGCCAGGTCCGGGCGGGTGCGCAGCCACTGGAAGGCGCCGCCGTGCTGCGCCCGGTGCAAGATCATCATCCGGGCGTTGGGAAACCAGGGCAGCATGGCCAGGGTGTTCTCCAGGGGCGTGGACGGATCCCAGTCGCCTTGGACGAAAAGGATCGGCGTCAAATCGCGCACCGGCCGACGGAAGGCGTCGCCGGCGTCGGGCGTGGGCCACTCGCCCTTGGTCTGAAGGTAGGATTCGAAGTTCCAGCCCCCGATGACAGGCAGGGCGGGATCGCTGCGCAACAACGCCTTTCGCTCGGCGCTTATGTCCAGGCCGATATTGATCAGGGGATTGATCAGGGACCGTTCGCCGGCGGCGCGGTCGGCCAACGCGTACTGTCCCAAGGCGCCGTAGCCGCCATGATAGGTATCGAGCACGAAACGGGGGAAAGTCGCCGCGCGCTGGGCCGCGTCTAGCAGGGCCGCCTGGTAGTCCTCGAGGCCGACCACGACCTGACGGCTGATCCCCGCCTCGTCGATTGCATTTACGGATACGGGACCTTTGGCGAGCCGCGCGCGTGTCGCCTCGATCGCCGCGAGAAGGCCGCCAGGCGGCAGCCAGGGCCCGAGCGCCGCGTCGTGGTCGGCCTCCCAGGCGATCCGCTGATAGACCGAATAAACCTGCGAGGGCAGGTCATAGCCGTAATCCAACGGCTCGGCGGAGCTGATCACCGCCCGCGCCACGAGGCCCGGATGGCCTTTCATCACCGCGAACGCCCATTGCGAGCCGAAGCTGGCGGCCAGCAAGCTGACCTTCGGATAGCCCAGCGCATCGGCCAGATCGGCGACGTCGTCCGCGATCTGGCCGATGCTGTAGCCTGAGAGATCAGCGAAGGGATAGGCGGCCTGGGCGCGCCGGGCCATGTCGCGGACGAGGGCGGTGTCCGCGGCGGTCGAATTGGGCCGATCCAGCGGCAAGGCGCGAGTCTTCAGCACCATCATGTCGCCGCGAAGCGTGTAGCCGCGCTGTTCGATGACGATCAGGTCCGCGTTCTTGGCGTAGTCCTGCCAGACCTTGACCCGGCGGCTGGCCGCCTCGTCGTGGTCCAGGACGATGTCGAGCATTGTCACCCCCGGACCGCCGGCTAGGAGCACGATCGGCGGCGCTCCGCTTGGATGAGCGGCCTTCACGCGCGCGAAGCCCACGCCGATCCGCCGGCTGCCGGGCTTGGCGCGATTCTCGGGAACGTAGAGCGTACCGATCTCGTAGGGCATGGCCGAGCCGTCGCTAGCCACGGCCACGCCAGTCTCGACGACGATGCGACGATCTTCGGCGGCGGCTGGAACGGCGATGGCGAGGGCCAGAAGAGTGGCGAGTCGCTTGATCATGTCTGGAACGCTTCCCTGGCTCGGCACGGGAAGGGGCCTTCGAAGTCGTTCCCTGTCAATCGGATCGAGCTGTCTGGATGCAAGGCGAAGAGCCGATCCGTCCGATGGGCTCGCCCCGGCGAGGGTGTCGCCCAAGACGTCGCCTTTCTGCGGGCGAACGAGCGACAGCTGTTGACGTTCATTAGCCAAGCGAACCTGCCTCTTGTTCGAGAACCTGGCGCTCATGCTCCGCAGCAAGGTCATCCCAGGTCTCGGCCATTCGAACAATGACGTCGCGCATCCTGGCGCCGAGCGCAGACTTCGCCGGGTCTTGGGCCTGGCAACCCTTGTCGCGATGGTCGGATGCCGTTTTCATTCCTCTGCCGCCAGCGCTTGCGGCGCGCGCTCTCCGCTCGGCAGCCGGCGCCAGGAACGAGCGTCAGCTCGGCGGCGAGCTGGGCGCGGTGAATCCATTTGCGGGCCTGCTACGAGGCACGCGTCCAAGGCTGGGGCGGCGAGCCCACGGACGAGCAGATTTTTTGC encodes:
- a CDS encoding CocE/NonD family hydrolase, encoding MNIRSLRQAAVLCAALSLAATLPAASASTAPVDTKVEAEASVAEALLARYSAATTPDDMKRLYRLQIAAGLYEAAESSIDRLQAIYRPDQPRQASGLVPWRIYVRAKRHEARGMGADAALKTGFGEIFGALSDTQMAEVLPDYRGDLERVRDQYAVAAKACADTVLRDCASAADVIAARQAVLAWTALWPASAPLIRADAERRFVVDDRVLVQTPDGARIAAMIVRPREPATAKRVALLNFTIYARDDWSFADAVKMAAHGYAGVVAYTRGKGASPGPAVPYEHDGADAATVIEWLARQPWSDGRVGMFSGSYNASTQWAAVKHRPAALKAIATNASNAPGIDAPMQGNVFQTFMYPWPFYTTNTKGLDDKTYGDSARWAALERNWYVRGRPYRDLDRIDGAPNPIFDRWLEHPDYDAYWQSLIPFGEEFAKVDIPVFVQTGYYDGGMVGALYYLEQHYRYRPSAEHRLLVGPYHHTAMQTGVLPTVRGYEVDQAAKIDLQDVRLKWFDHVFHGAPMPDVLRDRINFQVMGANRWRHASSLASMANKPLRLYLTGQREGARLLFSKTAPVSGPEPELHVDLADRSDVDAAPSADGVDRNNALVFATAPLTKPTEVDGLFKARFRIVTNKRDFDLSVDFYERRADGTMLPLASYLGRASYMADRSRRQLLRPGQQQMLAFTSQTVTARLLAPGSRILAVIAIPKRPDTQINYGTGRAVSDESIADAGRPIEIRWRLGSYFDLAVR
- a CDS encoding NADPH-dependent F420 reductase; the protein is MRYAIIGFGKIGQALAHAFARRNMEVAVASRHTPDALAPQARAIGPTILAKSLQEALEADTIFLAVRSESHPELAKVLPSWEGKTLVDVTNSQAPLDEMDGLLSSAFVAKLYAGAKVVKGFNHLGATALATDPAVPGGHRVVFLASDDEDAVAPVAALAKQLGFAPINLGRFDEGGALVHARGPAWGPLIFQNVFKKDQ
- a CDS encoding SDR family NAD(P)-dependent oxidoreductase translates to MGKLEGKVAVVTGGTSGMALASAKRFVEEGAYVFVTGRRQAALDEAVKAIGRNVTGVRGDAANLDDLDRLFATVKREKGKIDVLYASAGMGEAVALGEITEQHFDTTFGLNTRGTLFTVQKALPLFNDGGSIFMTGSVASIKGFPGYSVYAASKAALHAFARGWLNELKGRNIRVNVLHPGPIATPMQDQVLTPEAKQMFESLIPRGTMGRPEEIAAAALFLASDDSSFVNGVELAVDGGFSAI
- a CDS encoding LysR family transcriptional regulator; translated protein: MQNRTMSALGWDDIRYFLAVGRGGSVRAAAERLGVNHATVLRRIAQLEQRLGVEIFEKRPTGYRLTTAGEEVLEFAEQMEASSHQLETRVLGRDQSARGLLRVTLPPFLATHLLMPDLTEFARLHPDIEIEILSTGDVANLTNREADVAIRFVVDRKTLPLNLHGMAGPQVAGGVYLSRDLLSRWRSGAEGIVRPIVINDRGVPDWASAGEIRATGAPFRAPDAEAQVAAARQGIGMTRLPCFVGDADRLLARAPGVEPRLNGAIWVLTQGETRKTKRVRLFIDFVSLKLAGYAPLLMGLSASGD
- a CDS encoding glutathione binding-like protein → MPPGIGCSALMLRRCTPTRRTRSFARCKFRRIRPQWLSRQQARHAIAVDEGGVLRKRQFVAGDAFSMADITVIGGLIFAELVELPVPSDCEALLAWHQRMQERPSVRNRVTMSDPAHVSA
- a CDS encoding alpha/beta fold hydrolase, which gives rise to MIKRLATLLALAIAVPAAAEDRRIVVETGVAVASDGSAMPYEIGTLYVPENRAKPGSRRIGVGFARVKAAHPSGAPPIVLLAGGPGVTMLDIVLDHDEAASRRVKVWQDYAKNADLIVIEQRGYTLRGDMMVLKTRALPLDRPNSTAADTALVRDMARRAQAAYPFADLSGYSIGQIADDVADLADALGYPKVSLLAASFGSQWAFAVMKGHPGLVARAVISSAEPLDYGYDLPSQVYSVYQRIAWEADHDAALGPWLPPGGLLAAIEATRARLAKGPVSVNAIDEAGISRQVVVGLEDYQAALLDAAQRAATFPRFVLDTYHGGYGALGQYALADRAAGERSLINPLINIGLDISAERKALLRSDPALPVIGGWNFESYLQTKGEWPTPDAGDAFRRPVRDLTPILFVQGDWDPSTPLENTLAMLPWFPNARMMILHRAQHGGAFQWLRTRPDLAEKVHDFLRTGAVDDLPTQAELAPVVFASPLVAPVDVADRP